TTAGCGCCGTCATTTCCCGACCGACCTCCCGAGGTTCTCCGTGACTTCCGAGCAACACCTCCGCCGGCGCGCCGTCCTCGTCGCCCCCGGCTCCGACGAACGCAAGGCGTCCAAAGCCCTCGCCTCCACCGCCGACGAAGTGGTCCTCGACCTCGAGGACGCCGTCACCGCGGCGCAGAAGGACACGGCCCGCGAGCTCGTCGCCCCTCTCGTCCGCGAGCACGGCGCCGGCCGCACCGTCTCGGTGCGCATCAACGGCCGCGGCACGCCCTGGTTCGAGGACGACCTACGGGCGTGCGCGGCCCTCGGGGACGCGCTCGCCTCGATCGTGATCCCGAAGGTCGAGAGCGCCGAGGATCTCGTCGAGGCCGACCGCATCCTCGGCGACTCGCCGGTCGTGGTGCAGGCCCTCATCGAAACCCCGGCGGGCGTGCAGCGCATCGACGAGATCGTGACCGGGCCGCGAGTGGCCGGGGTGATCATCGGCTACGCCGATCTCGGTGCCTCCCTGGGACGTTCCCGCACGGCTGCTCCCGAGCACTGGCTGTACGTGCAGGACCGTGTGTTGCACGCCGCCCGCACCGCGGGTGTCCAGGCGATCGACGGCCCGTTCCTCGGCATCACCGACGACGACGCCTTCCGTCACTCGGCGCGGTGGGTCGCCGACCTCGGGTTCGACGGCAAGTGGGTGATCCACCCGGCGCAGATCGATTCCGCCGCCGCAGCGTTCACTCCCACCGATGCACAGGTCGAGTCGGCCCGCAAGGTGCTCGCCGCGCTCGAGGAGGCCGAGAACCGTGGGGCCGGAGCCGCCCAGCTGGACGGCCAGATGCTCGACGAGGCCGTCGCCGTCGCCGCCCGCCGCACCCTGTCCAAGATCGGAGCCTGACCACCATGACCACCTCGTACGTCGGCGGACCCTACTTCGACGAACTGACCGTCGGGCAGGTGTTCGACACAGCCCCCGCCGTGACCCTCACCGACGGTCTCGCCGCCACGCACCAGGCGATCCTCGGCGACCGCCTGCGTCTGCCGCTCGACAAGCACCTGTCGGCCGCGGTCGCCGGTGGCCCGGTGGCGCACGCCGGTTTCGTCACCGACATCGCGATCGGCCAGTCGACGCTCGTCACGCACCACGTCAAGGCCAACCTGTTCTACCGCGGCCTGCGTTTCCATCGCTTCCCGCACATCGGCGACACCCTGTACACCACCA
This region of Rhodococcus sp. Z13 genomic DNA includes:
- a CDS encoding HpcH/HpaI aldolase/citrate lyase family protein, yielding MTSEQHLRRRAVLVAPGSDERKASKALASTADEVVLDLEDAVTAAQKDTARELVAPLVREHGAGRTVSVRINGRGTPWFEDDLRACAALGDALASIVIPKVESAEDLVEADRILGDSPVVVQALIETPAGVQRIDEIVTGPRVAGVIIGYADLGASLGRSRTAAPEHWLYVQDRVLHAARTAGVQAIDGPFLGITDDDAFRHSARWVADLGFDGKWVIHPAQIDSAAAAFTPTDAQVESARKVLAALEEAENRGAGAAQLDGQMLDEAVAVAARRTLSKIGA